A region of Faecalibacterium taiwanense DNA encodes the following proteins:
- a CDS encoding recombinase family protein, producing MRKQEQKGKITALYERLSHDDGRSDESVSVENQKRILEDYARKNGFTNVRHFTDDGVRGTTFKRPGLDAMVDEIRAGNVATVIVKDQSRIGRDVVEVGLLKRTFDEYNVRFIAANDNLDTANGFDIMSIFRDVINEWYVADTSRKIKTVFKSRMEKGLRCSGAVPYGYLASKEEKGEWVIDEEAAAVVRRIFQMVMDGQSVNGIARTLRAEQIPIPSEHWKRIGCPVRANSYRDPYAWSATTLGYILKRPEYLGRKVLGKTVCENYKTKSTRRTMPEEQFVFEGAVPAIIDEETWHNVQRLRETKRRTPKRSNAPNRLTGLLYCADCGAKLTHHNSLVQGKYIDDAFTCSRYRAPMEDCTIHYVATQKLEAAILSAIQRISWYVRNNEQEFVQRVRKASSLRQEEAVKDCRKQIVQAKKRHAELDGLVKKLYEANATGKLPDKHFSRLLAEYDEEQAALEASMTEWQGLLDNWNADRVRMTEFIDLAKRYTDFSELTTPILNEFIEKIVVHEGNGRGKQRRQRLDFYFNFIGAFEVPADIVTPMEQEEERRQQEEQAEKEERSQVLAQVRYERYKQERREFTARKRAGLLTPEEQAEEERRLERNRAYQQKQRDKKKASQPEKPRKRSLKELAKLDGADLTPEEAERLAAHRQKKAEQHKAWRDRQKSAQPRSPNSGR from the coding sequence ATGAGGAAGCAGGAGCAAAAGGGTAAAATCACAGCATTGTACGAAAGGTTATCTCACGACGATGGGCGGTCTGACGAGAGCGTGTCCGTAGAAAATCAAAAGCGCATCCTGGAGGACTACGCCCGAAAAAATGGCTTCACTAATGTCCGCCACTTCACCGATGACGGGGTGCGGGGAACGACCTTCAAGCGGCCCGGCCTGGACGCTATGGTGGACGAGATACGGGCCGGAAATGTGGCTACCGTCATTGTCAAAGACCAGAGCAGAATAGGCCGTGACGTGGTGGAGGTCGGCTTGCTCAAACGCACCTTTGACGAGTACAACGTCCGCTTTATCGCCGCCAATGACAACCTGGACACCGCCAATGGATTTGATATTATGTCCATCTTCCGGGATGTGATAAATGAGTGGTACGTTGCTGACACCAGCCGCAAAATCAAGACCGTTTTCAAGTCCAGAATGGAAAAGGGCCTGCGCTGTTCGGGGGCCGTCCCCTATGGCTATCTCGCCTCAAAAGAAGAAAAGGGCGAGTGGGTGATCGACGAGGAAGCTGCCGCCGTTGTGCGCCGCATCTTTCAGATGGTCATGGACGGTCAGAGCGTCAACGGCATCGCCCGAACGCTGCGGGCCGAGCAAATCCCCATCCCTTCCGAACACTGGAAGCGTATCGGCTGTCCTGTTCGAGCCAACAGCTACCGCGACCCCTACGCATGGTCTGCCACCACCCTGGGTTATATTCTTAAAAGGCCGGAGTACCTGGGGCGCAAGGTGCTGGGCAAGACTGTCTGTGAGAACTACAAGACTAAAAGCACCCGCAGGACAATGCCAGAGGAACAATTTGTATTTGAGGGAGCCGTCCCCGCCATCATTGACGAAGAAACGTGGCACAATGTTCAGCGTTTGCGGGAAACCAAGCGCCGGACACCCAAGCGGAGTAATGCCCCTAACCGTTTAACCGGACTGCTCTACTGTGCCGACTGCGGCGCAAAGCTGACCCACCACAACAGTCTTGTCCAAGGCAAGTACATTGACGATGCTTTCACCTGTTCCAGATACCGGGCACCTATGGAGGATTGCACCATTCACTATGTTGCCACGCAAAAGCTGGAAGCGGCGATCCTCTCCGCCATCCAGCGGATAAGCTGGTATGTCCGCAACAACGAGCAGGAGTTTGTTCAGCGGGTTCGAAAGGCATCCAGTCTGCGCCAGGAGGAAGCAGTCAAGGATTGCCGGAAACAGATTGTCCAGGCGAAGAAGCGCCACGCCGAACTGGACGGACTGGTGAAGAAGCTGTACGAGGCCAACGCCACGGGCAAGCTGCCGGATAAGCATTTCAGCCGTCTCCTTGCCGAGTATGACGAGGAACAGGCCGCGCTGGAAGCCTCCATGACGGAGTGGCAGGGCTTGCTGGACAACTGGAACGCCGACCGGGTGAGAATGACGGAGTTTATCGACCTTGCCAAGCGGTACACCGATTTTTCGGAACTGACTACGCCCATTCTCAATGAGTTTATCGAGAAAATCGTTGTCCATGAGGGCAACGGACGGGGAAAGCAGCGCCGTCAGCGGTTAGATTTCTATTTCAATTTCATTGGCGCGTTTGAGGTTCCCGCCGACATTGTGACCCCGATGGAGCAGGAGGAAGAACGCCGCCAGCAGGAGGAACAGGCAGAGAAAGAGGAACGCTCCCAGGTGCTTGCCCAGGTTCGGTATGAGAGGTACAAGCAGGAGCGCCGGGAGTTTACCGCGAGGAAGCGGGCGGGCCTGTTGACCCCGGAGGAACAGGCGGAGGAAGAACGGCGGTTAGAGCGCAATCGGGCCTATCAGCAGAAGCAACGCGACAAGAAAAAGGCCAGTCAGCCAGAGAAGCCTCGCAAACGCTCACTGAAGGAACTCGCCAAGCTGGATGGAGCCGATCTCACCCCGGAGGAAGCGGAGCGGCTTGCGGCGCACCGCCAGAAGAAAGCCGAGCAGCACAAAGCGTGGCGTGACAGGCAGAAGTCCGCACAGCCCCGAAGCCCCAACAGCGGACGTTGA
- a CDS encoding patatin family protein, producing the protein MKYGVIDVGGGLRGIYGAGVLDRCLEEDLRFDLCIGVSAGSANMTSYLAGQHGRNKPFYDEYSFRREYMSVHNLIRKHSYLDLGYVYGTLSNAGGENPLDYAALARSPAELCVVAANAQNGEAQYFTKADLHPDDYRVLMASCCIPVIDQPCVIDGVPYFDGGLADPVPLEWAFAHGCDRVALILTKPIGLVSSDARDKHLAHLLQSHYPAAAEGLRRRAWRYNTAVQRARELERQGLVCIIAPDSTEGMSTLTKNRACLEKMYAKGKQDAEALVRWMQNTKQDESVGT; encoded by the coding sequence ATGAAATACGGTGTCATCGATGTGGGTGGCGGCCTGCGGGGCATTTACGGCGCTGGCGTGCTGGACCGCTGCCTGGAGGAGGACCTCCGCTTCGATCTCTGCATCGGCGTTTCGGCGGGCAGCGCCAATATGACGTCCTATCTGGCAGGCCAGCATGGGCGGAACAAGCCCTTTTACGATGAATACTCCTTCCGCAGGGAGTACATGAGCGTGCACAACCTCATCCGCAAGCACTCCTATCTCGATCTGGGCTATGTCTACGGCACCCTCAGCAATGCAGGCGGCGAGAATCCGCTGGATTACGCGGCGCTTGCCCGCAGCCCGGCAGAGCTCTGCGTGGTGGCCGCTAATGCACAGAACGGCGAGGCGCAGTATTTCACCAAGGCAGACCTCCACCCGGACGACTACCGCGTCCTCATGGCGTCCTGCTGCATCCCGGTCATCGACCAGCCCTGCGTCATCGACGGCGTGCCTTATTTTGATGGCGGCCTGGCCGACCCCGTCCCGCTGGAATGGGCCTTTGCCCACGGCTGCGACCGGGTGGCTCTCATCCTGACCAAGCCCATCGGGCTGGTGAGTAGTGATGCCCGGGACAAGCATCTGGCACACCTGCTGCAGTCGCATTACCCCGCTGCAGCCGAGGGGCTGCGCCGCCGGGCATGGCGGTACAACACGGCTGTCCAGCGGGCGCGGGAGCTGGAGCGACAGGGCCTTGTCTGCATCATCGCCCCGGACAGCACCGAGGGAATGTCCACCCTGACCAAGAACCGCGCCTGCCTTGAAAAAATGTACGCCAAAGGCAAACAGGACGCCGAAGCGCTGGTGCGGTGGATGCAAAACACCAAACAAGATGAATCGGTGGGCACCTAG
- a CDS encoding transposon-encoded TnpW family protein produces the protein MTYDPSMTITSTIPAPEGSDSTSREGKAIPLPVMAGGNASPAPDVPPPDMVKTVGGTTFDIYFHFSQTSRETFTDKVLRLIQSDVVTS, from the coding sequence ATGACCTACGACCCCAGCATGACGATCACCAGCACCATCCCCGCCCCGGAGGGGAGCGACAGCACCAGCAGAGAGGGCAAGGCCATCCCCCTGCCCGTGATGGCGGGCGGCAACGCTTCACCCGCCCCGGACGTACCGCCACCCGATATGGTAAAGACCGTTGGCGGTACGACCTTTGATATTTATTTCCATTTCAGCCAGACCAGCCGGGAAACCTTTACCGACAAGGTACTGCGCCTTATTCAATCCGATGTTGTAACCTCATAA
- the mobQ gene encoding MobQ family relaxase produces the protein MALFHLHVTQVKRSAGQSVVTSAAYRAGEKLYSEYYGEVSDYTHKGGVVCTDILLPPQAPNQYQDRATLWNAVEKAERGKKAQLAYSFDIALQNEFSLEENIALARQFVSEQLVGRGMIADFAIHQPDKEDGGIPNPHFHVLCPIRPIEPDGKWGCKQRRRYRLDEDGNRIMGEDGKPLFDAVPTTDWGSPETLEHWREAWAAMVNAKFEEKGLTCRIDHRSYERQGLDLLPTVHEGVAVRQMEAKGIPTDKGDLNRWIKKANNILRDIRKKIAGLTDWIKAIKEELSKPQAPTLAALLTDYYEGRNAGAWSRNARIGNLKGFAEAINFLTERGIATLEDLETHIAAQSERTEAINTSMKAKRDRLNELKELLRLVDLYRDTKPVYDELQGIKWKGKREKFEREHENELRTFHMARRKLDKHRSPAGKIPVHAWEQEQARLHQEYTAEYEQYKPIQDDLRRLQQVKRNADAAIHQQEQTQQKRREVER, from the coding sequence TTGGCCCTGTTCCATCTCCACGTTACCCAGGTCAAACGGAGCGCGGGACAGTCTGTTGTCACGTCCGCCGCCTACCGAGCCGGGGAGAAATTGTATAGCGAATACTATGGCGAGGTCAGCGACTACACCCACAAGGGCGGCGTGGTCTGCACAGACATTCTCCTGCCGCCCCAGGCCCCCAACCAGTACCAAGACCGCGCCACCCTCTGGAACGCCGTGGAGAAGGCCGAGCGCGGCAAGAAAGCCCAGCTTGCATATAGCTTTGACATTGCCTTGCAGAACGAGTTTTCATTGGAGGAAAACATCGCTCTTGCAAGGCAATTTGTTTCGGAGCAGCTTGTGGGCCGGGGCATGATTGCCGACTTTGCCATCCACCAGCCGGACAAGGAGGACGGCGGTATTCCTAACCCGCACTTTCATGTTCTCTGCCCCATCCGGCCCATTGAGCCAGACGGCAAATGGGGGTGCAAGCAGCGCCGCCGCTACCGTCTGGACGAGGACGGGAACCGCATTATGGGAGAGGACGGCAAGCCCCTCTTTGACGCTGTTCCCACTACCGACTGGGGAAGCCCGGAAACACTGGAACATTGGCGGGAGGCGTGGGCCGCTATGGTGAACGCCAAGTTTGAGGAAAAGGGGCTGACCTGCCGCATCGACCACCGCTCCTATGAGCGTCAGGGCCTTGACCTGCTGCCCACCGTCCATGAGGGCGTGGCCGTCCGCCAGATGGAGGCCAAGGGCATCCCCACCGACAAGGGCGATCTGAACCGCTGGATAAAAAAGGCCAACAACATTCTGCGGGATATTCGGAAGAAAATCGCCGGCCTGACGGATTGGATTAAGGCCATAAAAGAAGAATTGAGCAAGCCCCAGGCCCCGACCCTTGCCGCCCTGCTGACCGACTACTATGAGGGCCGGAACGCCGGAGCATGGAGCCGCAACGCCAGGATTGGAAATCTTAAAGGTTTTGCCGAGGCCATCAATTTTCTGACCGAGAGGGGCATCGCTACGCTGGAAGATTTAGAGACCCATATCGCCGCCCAGAGTGAACGAACGGAGGCCATCAACACATCCATGAAAGCGAAGCGTGACCGTCTGAACGAATTGAAGGAACTGCTTCGCCTTGTTGACCTCTACCGAGACACCAAGCCCGTCTATGACGAGTTGCAGGGTATCAAGTGGAAGGGCAAGCGGGAAAAATTCGAGAGGGAGCATGAGAACGAGTTGAGGACGTTCCACATGGCCCGCCGGAAGCTGGACAAGCACCGTTCCCCTGCTGGTAAAATCCCCGTTCATGCGTGGGAACAGGAACAGGCGAGGCTTCACCAGGAGTACACAGCCGAGTATGAGCAGTACAAGCCTATCCAAGACGATTTGCGGCGGCTTCAACAGGTGAAGCGGAACGCCGATGCTGCCATACACCAGCAGGAGCAGACCCAGCAGAAACGCCGGGAGGTGGAGCGGTGA
- a CDS encoding glycosyltransferase has product MQNTNNELVSVIVPVYKVEPYLDRCVASILAQTYPNLEVILVDDGSPDNCPALCDAWAQRDARIRVIHKKNGGQSDARNVGLDAASGAYISFVDSDDYIAENFIETLYDLLHEYHTDISAVHWKLVYADAPEVPAPPSSRNVTLFQGADAIRELFTEDTYACYAWNKLCKRELFDTIRFPVGRVMEDLGIAYKILFDAGQIVYSDEPLYYYYQRDGSTLHTDCIKFFQDRLAMVTERYLFLEKRYPNMLENDAYFVDMALNDYPILYRSALDPESDQLIRHAYQKSRSILSFYNKMRFAFFSRSKALYYFIERRNCNLARYDNC; this is encoded by the coding sequence ATGCAGAATACAAATAACGAACTCGTGTCCGTCATTGTTCCGGTATATAAAGTAGAGCCCTATTTGGACCGGTGTGTCGCCAGCATTCTGGCCCAGACATATCCGAACCTTGAGGTGATCCTGGTCGATGATGGTTCTCCCGATAACTGCCCTGCACTCTGTGATGCATGGGCACAGCGGGACGCACGCATCAGGGTCATCCATAAGAAAAACGGCGGCCAATCCGATGCCCGGAATGTGGGACTGGATGCGGCATCCGGTGCGTACATCTCCTTTGTTGACAGCGATGATTACATTGCAGAAAATTTCATCGAGACCCTTTATGATCTGCTCCATGAGTACCACACCGATATTTCTGCCGTCCATTGGAAACTCGTCTATGCTGACGCGCCGGAGGTCCCTGCTCCGCCTTCTTCCCGAAACGTTACGCTCTTTCAAGGTGCTGATGCCATCCGGGAGCTTTTTACGGAGGATACCTACGCATGTTATGCATGGAATAAATTATGCAAACGGGAACTGTTTGACACCATCCGGTTTCCGGTCGGTCGTGTTATGGAAGATCTTGGCATTGCATACAAGATCCTGTTCGACGCAGGGCAGATCGTGTACTCGGACGAACCCCTGTATTACTATTATCAGCGCGATGGCAGCACTCTCCATACAGACTGTATAAAGTTCTTTCAGGACAGGCTTGCGATGGTCACAGAGCGTTATCTGTTTCTTGAAAAGCGGTACCCCAACATGCTGGAAAACGATGCCTATTTTGTGGATATGGCCCTGAATGATTACCCGATCCTCTATCGTTCTGCCTTAGACCCTGAATCGGATCAGCTCATCCGTCATGCCTACCAAAAGAGCCGTTCTATTTTGTCCTTCTACAATAAAATGCGCTTTGCCTTTTTCAGCCGGAGCAAAGCCCTGTACTACTTTATCGAACGCCGCAACTGCAACCTTGCCCGCTACGATAACTGCTGA
- a CDS encoding DUF3847 domain-containing protein encodes MDKSREELEKEYAEATAKLEQYQHRGQRYENRIRYYTQGERKKRNHRLITRGGAVESIAPEVRGMSERAFFLLMEKVFSLPEVAALVSQATDQQESG; translated from the coding sequence ATGGACAAGTCACGCGAAGAATTAGAGAAAGAGTATGCTGAGGCCACCGCTAAGTTGGAGCAGTACCAGCACAGAGGCCAGCGGTATGAGAACCGCATCCGCTACTACACCCAAGGCGAAAGGAAGAAGCGAAACCACCGACTTATCACCCGTGGCGGAGCGGTGGAGAGTATCGCCCCGGAGGTGCGCGGCATGAGCGAAAGGGCCTTTTTTCTTTTGATGGAAAAGGTCTTTTCCCTGCCGGAAGTTGCCGCCCTGGTGAGCCAAGCCACTGACCAGCAGGAAAGCGGATAA
- a CDS encoding ParB/RepB/Spo0J family partition protein: protein MPIDSGNLALKGLDDLFSTEENRQEEQREQVQQIPIDELHPFTNHPFKVLDDEAMTRTVESIAQYGVLAPLIARPRPDGDGYEIISGHRRQYAAKLAGLDTLPVIVRQMSDDAAVILMVDSNLQREHILPSERALAYKMKLDAIKNQGARSDLTSRQVVGKLEAADEVGKATDESGRQVQRFIRLTNLVPELLDMVDEKKISFNPAVELSYLDEKQQQDFLEAMDASQNAPSLSQAIRIKKLAQQGEFDYDAVYDIMNEEKKSELDTVTIKNETLRKYFPRNYTPRQMENIIIKLLDQWQLKKQQAKQKKQEEAR from the coding sequence ATGCCGATCGACAGCGGAAACTTAGCTCTGAAAGGGCTAGATGACCTGTTTTCCACTGAGGAAAACCGACAAGAGGAGCAACGGGAACAGGTGCAGCAGATTCCCATCGACGAGCTGCATCCCTTCACCAACCACCCCTTCAAGGTGCTGGACGATGAAGCCATGACCCGGACGGTGGAGAGCATCGCTCAGTACGGTGTGCTGGCTCCGCTGATTGCCCGTCCCCGCCCGGATGGTGACGGCTACGAGATCATCTCCGGGCACCGCCGTCAGTATGCGGCGAAACTTGCCGGGCTGGACACCCTGCCGGTCATTGTGCGGCAGATGTCGGACGATGCTGCGGTGATATTGATGGTGGATTCCAACCTTCAGCGTGAACACATCCTGCCCAGTGAAAGGGCTTTGGCGTACAAGATGAAGCTGGATGCGATAAAAAATCAAGGTGCTAGGTCGGATTTAACTTCCCGACAAGTTGTCGGGAAGTTGGAAGCCGCTGATGAAGTCGGAAAAGCCACTGATGAAAGCGGCAGACAAGTCCAGCGTTTCATTCGGCTCACCAATCTTGTCCCTGAACTACTGGACATGGTGGACGAAAAGAAAATCTCTTTTAACCCTGCGGTAGAACTGTCCTATCTGGATGAGAAACAGCAGCAGGATTTTTTAGAAGCAATGGACGCTTCACAGAATGCTCCATCCCTTTCGCAAGCCATTCGGATAAAAAAGCTGGCACAGCAGGGCGAGTTTGACTACGATGCTGTCTACGACATTATGAACGAGGAAAAGAAAAGCGAACTGGACACCGTGACCATCAAAAACGAAACTCTGCGGAAATACTTTCCGCGCAACTACACGCCCCGGCAGATGGAAAACATCATCATCAAGCTGCTCGACCAGTGGCAACTGAAAAAGCAGCAGGCAAAACAAAAGAAGCAGGAAGAAGCGCGTTGA
- the tet gene encoding TetM/TetW/TetO/TetS family tetracycline resistance ribosomal protection protein, with translation MKIINIGILAHVDAGKTTLTESLLYTSGAIEAPGSVDQGTTRTDTMFLERQRGITIQTAVTSFQWHDCKVNIVDTPGHMDFLAEVYRSLAILDGAILVVSAKDGVQAQTRILFHALQVMKIPTVIFINKIDQDGIDLPGVYQSIRDKLSANMIIKQNVQLSPDISIMENMGLENWDTVIADCDELLEKYIAGEPMDKEELLREENRRIQSVSLFPVYHGSAKVNLGIRQLIEAVTDTFQSPTGQNSSELCGTVFKVEYANQSQRLAYLRLYSGTLHLRDSVALAGKEKLKITEMRIPSKGEIVRTEIAHAGEIVIVPCDSLRLNDVLGNKLLLPRETWSDNPLPLLRTTIAPEKPEQRERLLNALTEIADTDPLLRYEVDAVTHEIILSFLGRVQLEIISDLLVEKYQLNTTAKEPTVIYMERPLKAVSHTIHIEVPPNPFWASIGLSVTPLPLGTGVQYESKVSVGYLNQSFQNAVLDGIRYGLEQGVYGWKVTDCKICFEYGLYYSPVSTPADFRSLAPIVLEQVLKKAGTQLLEPYLSFTLYAPQEYLSRAYHDAPKYCASIETTQVKNSEVIFTGEIPARCVQEYRNDLTFYTNGRSVCLTELKGYQIASGEPVFQPRRPNTRIDKVRHMFNKILPSMMDL, from the coding sequence ATGAAAATCATCAATATTGGCATTCTTGCTCATGTAGACGCAGGTAAGACGACCTTGACGGAGAGCCTGTTATATACCAGCGGAGCAATCGAGGCGCCCGGCAGTGTGGATCAGGGAACAACGAGAACGGACACCATGTTTTTAGAGCGGCAGCGTGGAATCACCATTCAAACGGCGGTCACTTCCTTTCAGTGGCACGATTGTAAGGTCAACATTGTGGATACTCCTGGGCATATGGATTTCTTAGCGGAGGTCTATCGCTCCCTTGCCATTCTTGACGGAGCGATTTTGGTTGTTTCTGCAAAAGACGGCGTTCAGGCGCAGACCCGTATTCTGTTTCATGCTCTGCAAGTAATGAAAATCCCAACTGTTATCTTTATTAACAAAATCGACCAGGACGGGATTGACCTGCCAGGTGTGTATCAGTCTATCCGAGATAAGCTCTCCGCAAATATGATTATTAAGCAGAACGTGCAGCTTTCCCCGGATATATCCATCATGGAAAACATGGGGCTGGAGAATTGGGATACCGTGATTGCGGACTGTGATGAATTGTTGGAGAAATATATTGCCGGAGAACCAATGGACAAAGAAGAACTTCTGCGGGAGGAAAACAGGAGAATCCAAAGCGTCTCTCTGTTTCCGGTCTATCATGGCAGTGCCAAGGTAAACTTGGGAATCCGACAACTCATTGAAGCGGTCACAGATACATTCCAATCACCCACCGGGCAGAACAGCTCTGAATTGTGCGGAACTGTGTTCAAAGTTGAGTACGCAAACCAGAGCCAACGCCTTGCCTATCTGCGGTTGTATAGCGGTACGCTTCATTTGCGGGATTCCGTAGCCTTGGCAGGGAAAGAAAAACTGAAAATTACGGAAATGCGTATCCCCTCAAAGGGTGAGATTGTCCGAACAGAGATTGCCCATGCGGGCGAGATCGTCATTGTACCCTGCGACAGTTTGCGGCTGAATGATGTGCTGGGAAACAAACTGCTGCTGCCCCGTGAAACGTGGAGCGACAATCCTCTCCCTTTGCTGCGGACAACAATTGCACCAGAGAAACCAGAACAGAGGGAACGCTTGTTAAACGCCTTGACAGAAATTGCGGATACCGACCCGCTTCTGCGCTATGAAGTAGACGCTGTGACCCATGAGATCATTCTCTCCTTTTTGGGCCGGGTACAATTGGAAATTATCTCTGATCTTCTGGTGGAAAAATATCAGCTCAACACAACTGCAAAAGAACCTACCGTCATCTATATGGAGAGGCCATTGAAAGCGGTAAGTCACACCATTCATATCGAAGTGCCGCCCAATCCATTCTGGGCGTCCATCGGGCTGTCCGTCACCCCTCTCCCCCTTGGCACCGGAGTGCAGTATGAGAGCAAAGTTTCCGTTGGATACTTGAATCAGAGTTTTCAAAACGCTGTATTGGATGGTATCCGCTACGGTCTGGAACAAGGCGTGTATGGATGGAAGGTAACGGACTGTAAAATCTGTTTTGAGTATGGGCTTTATTATAGTCCGGTCAGCACTCCCGCAGACTTTCGGTCATTGGCACCTATTGTATTGGAGCAGGTGTTGAAAAAGGCGGGGACGCAGCTATTGGAACCATATCTTTCTTTTACACTCTATGCGCCGCAGGAATATCTCTCCAGAGCTTATCATGACGCACCAAAATATTGCGCGAGTATTGAAACGACCCAGGTTAAAAACAGCGAGGTGATTTTTACTGGCGAAATCCCTGCCCGCTGTGTGCAAGAGTACCGCAATGACCTCACCTTTTATACAAACGGGAGAAGCGTTTGTTTAACAGAATTGAAGGGGTATCAAATCGCCAGCGGCGAACCAGTTTTTCAGCCACGCCGCCCAAACACCCGGATTGATAAGGTGCGCCATATGTTCAACAAAATTCTCCCATCAATGATGGACTTATAA
- a CDS encoding PcfB family protein, producing MQEEIEQKSFNLMISTTKLSARTVLRAIKAALRLYQSKASQGKQSVRTLLRQNRGVSSVEISKTGIRGLERYAKKYGIDYAIRKDTSEVPPRYLVFFKAPDAEAFQSAFKEYSASLLNKDKRPSVLARLQELVQAAAELPAKSGIRNRSVDCDHEKADKAAGTVSAVYPAGAGGNEPW from the coding sequence ATGCAGGAAGAAATCGAACAGAAATCCTTCAACCTGATGATCTCGACTACGAAATTGTCTGCCCGGACTGTCCTGCGGGCGATAAAAGCAGCGCTTCGGCTGTACCAGTCCAAGGCATCCCAAGGCAAGCAAAGTGTCCGCACCCTTCTGCGGCAAAACCGTGGCGTATCCAGCGTGGAGATCAGCAAGACCGGTATCCGTGGTCTGGAGCGCTACGCCAAAAAGTACGGCATCGACTACGCTATCCGCAAGGACACCTCCGAAGTGCCGCCCCGGTATCTAGTCTTTTTCAAAGCCCCGGATGCAGAAGCATTTCAATCGGCGTTCAAGGAGTATTCGGCATCTTTGCTGAACAAGGACAAACGTCCCTCGGTGCTGGCACGATTGCAGGAGCTGGTGCAGGCGGCGGCAGAACTCCCGGCAAAGTCCGGCATAAGGAACAGGAGCGTGGACTGTGACCACGAAAAAGCTGACAAAGCTGCTGGCACTGTATCTGCCGTATATCCTGCTGGGGCTGGTGGCAACGAACCTTGGTGA
- a CDS encoding DUF6017 domain-containing protein: protein MMLDYFYGQSGELFSYFRIPKALFQDHRFQKLSTDARTLYGILLDRMSLSVKNGWLDEQGRVYIIYTVREVQKSLCCAERKAVKLFRELEQLDLIERKRRGLGRPSLIYVKDFSSGLPKAQVQNCPNSNSGAAESAILEQPKPQANKTDKNKTEWNDPDPIYSGGIREQLEDYFYQALEVDLLLRLCPDDEDTIYQIVDLLVDTCSTKRKMLRIAGDDKPTEVVRSRLKKLNADHIRFVLGCLAENTAPVRNMKQYLLAMLYNAPTTMNLYYQNKTNHDFARGSPKAG, encoded by the coding sequence ATGATGCTGGACTACTTCTATGGTCAGTCAGGCGAATTGTTCTCCTACTTCCGCATCCCGAAAGCACTGTTCCAAGACCACCGCTTCCAGAAGCTCTCCACCGATGCCCGGACGCTGTACGGCATCTTACTGGACCGCATGAGCCTGTCGGTCAAGAACGGCTGGCTGGACGAGCAAGGCCGGGTGTATATCATCTACACCGTCCGGGAAGTGCAGAAATCCCTCTGCTGCGCCGAACGCAAGGCGGTCAAGTTGTTCCGAGAACTGGAGCAGCTCGACCTCATCGAGCGCAAACGCCGTGGTCTGGGCAGACCCAGCCTGATCTACGTCAAGGACTTTTCCTCTGGCTTGCCAAAAGCGCAAGTACAGAATTGCCCAAACAGCAATTCTGGTGCTGCCGAAAGCGCAATTCTGGAGCAGCCAAAACCGCAAGCAAATAAGACTGATAAGAATAAGACAGAGTGGAACGATCCTGACCCTATCTATTCCGGGGGCATCCGGGAGCAGCTTGAGGATTATTTTTATCAGGCATTGGAGGTAGACCTTCTGCTCCGGCTCTGCCCGGACGATGAGGACACCATCTATCAGATCGTAGACTTGCTTGTGGACACCTGTTCCACCAAACGGAAGATGTTGCGGATCGCCGGAGATGACAAGCCTACCGAGGTGGTACGCAGTCGGCTGAAAAAGCTGAACGCTGACCACATCCGTTTCGTGCTGGGCTGTTTGGCAGAAAACACCGCTCCGGTGCGGAACATGAAGCAGTATCTGCTGGCGATGCTCTACAATGCGCCCACTACCATGAACCTCTACTATCAGAACAAGACGAACCATGACTTTGCGCGCGGTTCACCGAAGGCGGGGTGA